A single region of the Etheostoma cragini isolate CJK2018 chromosome 3, CSU_Ecrag_1.0, whole genome shotgun sequence genome encodes:
- the LOC117941757 gene encoding lebercilin-like protein isoform X2: MSVRRQGLMQQGFEHKEGDGDAVSCSTNTSRWSSPSRLGCGSNSSHYSPDFEDQADSLTDKNPEVKTSDKWQSSKTCRRKEGKKAQGAHSQKTNKSANRQVLKLAPIKPMQVLKSADLNCISELKSQVGHLQQQLSEATTENKLLKRLQLRHTVALKHFQDSEGGLSQILTKHSNEVRVLQGLLRDTRACRDNLSKQLQTTDNKLLSAKASLKHLQLLSQDHSLLEREELTFRLTRAYAELEDKDKRILDLEKKLELCHASFNRQIVTEERKTNEARKISCCLQEQIYQLNKEVQDRKRKLETHNIYSHRSSKTGSESKVQKDGLVLLPTAAASLSEFEHVTEERLEEQESSVNWSLVIEKPEAGVSANVTLEENRQECTETCAETSEHGSSSEVSPEYQTEGESDEEKEASEAPQVEHESETSYILKDSLNATKPKRKGYKLPKIRHNYTFKQSIENLHSGRPAYSRVDLSPCQSAKSLIKLETLSSGIHELCLQAGKSRVDGVCSPQDK; encoded by the exons ATGAGTGTGAGGCGGCAGGGCCTGATGCAGCAGGGCTTTGAACACAAGGAGGGAGATGGTGATGCTGTGAGCTGCAGCACTAACACCTCTAGGTGGTCCTCTCCCTCCAGACTGGGCTGTGGCTCTAATAGCTCACACTACTCACCTGACTTTGAAGACCAGGCTGACTCACTTACAGACAAGAACCCAGAAGTCAAGACATCAGACAAGTGGCAGTCATCAAAAACATGCAGAAGAAAAGAAG gtAAAAAAGCACAAGGAGCCCACAGtcagaagacaaacaaaagtgcaaacCGCCAAGTCCTGAAGTTGGCTCCGATCAAGCCAATGCAGGTTTTAAAGTCTGCCGACTTAAACTGCATCAGCGAGCTGAAGAGCCAGGTGGGgcatctgcagcagcagctgagcgAAGCCACGACTGAGAACAAGCTGCTGAAGAGGCTCCAGCTTCGCCACACGGTGGCACTGAAGCACTTCCAAGACTCTGAGGGCGGCCTCTCACAG ATCCTCACCAAACACAGCAACGAGGTCCGGGTCCTACAGGGGTTGCTCCGTGACACCCGTGCCTGCCGTGACAATCTGTCAAAGCAGCTACAAACCACAGATAATAAGTTGCTAAGTGCAAAGGCCAGTCTCAAGCACCTACAGCTGCTCAGCCAGGATCACAGCCTGTTGGAGAGGGAGGAACTCACCTTCAGACTGACCAGGGCCTATGCAGAACTGGAGGACAAGGACAAGAGGATTTTG GACTTGGAGAAGAAACTTGAGTTGTGCCATGCCTCATTCAATCGCCAAATAGTcactgaagaaagaaagaccaACGAGGCGAGAAAGATATCCTGCTGTCTTCAAGAGCAAATATATCAGCTAAACAAGGAAGTTCAA GATAGAAAGAGAAAACTGGAAACTCACAATATTTACTCTCACAGATCTTCCAAAACAG GCAGTGAAAGCAAGGTTCAAAAAGACGGATTAGTCCTTCTCCCCACTGCGGCTGCAAGTCTTTCGGAGTTTGAACATGTGACTGAAGAAAGGCTGGAGGAGCAAGAGAGCTCTGTGAACTGG TCTTTGGTAATAGAAAAGCCAGAGGCAGGGGTGTCTGCAAATGTCACATTAGAAGAGAATCGCCAAGAGTGTACGGAGACATGTGCAG AAACCAGTGAGCATGGTAGTTCTTCAGAAGTGAGCCCAGAATATCAAACTGAGGGTGAAAGTGACGAAGAAAAAGAGGCATCAGAGGCCCCACAGGTGGAACATGAGAGCGAAacatcatacattttaaaagattctCTGAATGCAACTAAACCCAAAAGAAAAGGATACAAGCTCCCCAAAATCAGACACAACTACACCTTTAAACAATCTATTGAAAACCTGCACAGTGGAAGACCTGCCTACAGCCGTGTGGACTTGAGTCCCTGTCAAAGTGCCAAGAGCCTGATCAAGTTGGAGACCCTCAGCAGTGGTATTCATGAGCTTTGTCTACAAGCTGGGAAATCCAGGGTAGATGGAGTCTGTAGCCCTCAGGACAagtaa
- the LOC117941757 gene encoding lebercilin-like protein isoform X1 gives MSVRRQGLMQQGFEHKEGDGDAVSCSTNTSRWSSPSRLGCGSNSSHYSPDFEDQADSLTDKNPEVKTSDKWQSSKTCRRKEGKKAQGAHSQKTNKSANRQVLKLAPIKPMQVLKSADLNCISELKSQVGHLQQQLSEATTENKLLKRLQLRHTVALKHFQDSEGGLSQILTKHSNEVRVLQGLLRDTRACRDNLSKQLQTTDNKLLSAKASLKHLQLLSQDHSLLEREELTFRLTRAYAELEDKDKRILDLEKKLELCHASFNRQIVTEERKTNEARKISCCLQEQIYQLNKEVQDRKRKLETHNIYSHRSSKTGSESKVQKDGLVLLPTAAASLSEFEHVTEERLEEQESSVNWCYNPMQESLVIEKPEAGVSANVTLEENRQECTETCAETSEHGSSSEVSPEYQTEGESDEEKEASEAPQVEHESETSYILKDSLNATKPKRKGYKLPKIRHNYTFKQSIENLHSGRPAYSRVDLSPCQSAKSLIKLETLSSGIHELCLQAGKSRVDGVCSPQDK, from the exons ATGAGTGTGAGGCGGCAGGGCCTGATGCAGCAGGGCTTTGAACACAAGGAGGGAGATGGTGATGCTGTGAGCTGCAGCACTAACACCTCTAGGTGGTCCTCTCCCTCCAGACTGGGCTGTGGCTCTAATAGCTCACACTACTCACCTGACTTTGAAGACCAGGCTGACTCACTTACAGACAAGAACCCAGAAGTCAAGACATCAGACAAGTGGCAGTCATCAAAAACATGCAGAAGAAAAGAAG gtAAAAAAGCACAAGGAGCCCACAGtcagaagacaaacaaaagtgcaaacCGCCAAGTCCTGAAGTTGGCTCCGATCAAGCCAATGCAGGTTTTAAAGTCTGCCGACTTAAACTGCATCAGCGAGCTGAAGAGCCAGGTGGGgcatctgcagcagcagctgagcgAAGCCACGACTGAGAACAAGCTGCTGAAGAGGCTCCAGCTTCGCCACACGGTGGCACTGAAGCACTTCCAAGACTCTGAGGGCGGCCTCTCACAG ATCCTCACCAAACACAGCAACGAGGTCCGGGTCCTACAGGGGTTGCTCCGTGACACCCGTGCCTGCCGTGACAATCTGTCAAAGCAGCTACAAACCACAGATAATAAGTTGCTAAGTGCAAAGGCCAGTCTCAAGCACCTACAGCTGCTCAGCCAGGATCACAGCCTGTTGGAGAGGGAGGAACTCACCTTCAGACTGACCAGGGCCTATGCAGAACTGGAGGACAAGGACAAGAGGATTTTG GACTTGGAGAAGAAACTTGAGTTGTGCCATGCCTCATTCAATCGCCAAATAGTcactgaagaaagaaagaccaACGAGGCGAGAAAGATATCCTGCTGTCTTCAAGAGCAAATATATCAGCTAAACAAGGAAGTTCAA GATAGAAAGAGAAAACTGGAAACTCACAATATTTACTCTCACAGATCTTCCAAAACAG GCAGTGAAAGCAAGGTTCAAAAAGACGGATTAGTCCTTCTCCCCACTGCGGCTGCAAGTCTTTCGGAGTTTGAACATGTGACTGAAGAAAGGCTGGAGGAGCAAGAGAGCTCTGTGAACTGG TGTTACAATCCAATGCAGGAGTCTTTGGTAATAGAAAAGCCAGAGGCAGGGGTGTCTGCAAATGTCACATTAGAAGAGAATCGCCAAGAGTGTACGGAGACATGTGCAG AAACCAGTGAGCATGGTAGTTCTTCAGAAGTGAGCCCAGAATATCAAACTGAGGGTGAAAGTGACGAAGAAAAAGAGGCATCAGAGGCCCCACAGGTGGAACATGAGAGCGAAacatcatacattttaaaagattctCTGAATGCAACTAAACCCAAAAGAAAAGGATACAAGCTCCCCAAAATCAGACACAACTACACCTTTAAACAATCTATTGAAAACCTGCACAGTGGAAGACCTGCCTACAGCCGTGTGGACTTGAGTCCCTGTCAAAGTGCCAAGAGCCTGATCAAGTTGGAGACCCTCAGCAGTGGTATTCATGAGCTTTGTCTACAAGCTGGGAAATCCAGGGTAGATGGAGTCTGTAGCCCTCAGGACAagtaa